The following are from one region of the Streptomyces fradiae genome:
- a CDS encoding YceI family protein, with protein MFGLFGKRGPGASRGGPLAGITVPSSAGVLSCRVLDPVDEPVRQAEFTVTDTAGRKVLAGETDPYGSVLATVPAGEYRVAVTAEGYTPYHSNALVEESGHAGLGDVRLRIAPQQTLPEPGDWEIDPTHSQIGFTARHIGLARIHGRFNSFAGAVRIAERMEQSAMHVVIDAASIDTGVQMRDDHLRSGDFLDVGAYPTLEFYSDRFVHRGGSRWAVTGALTLHGVSRTVTLDTQYLGLGNGLQGETRGACRATTELHREDFTLTWQTLLARGIAAIGSSITIDLDIQIVPKAS; from the coding sequence GTGTTCGGTCTGTTCGGCAAGCGTGGTCCGGGAGCCTCCAGGGGCGGTCCGCTGGCGGGCATCACGGTCCCGTCCTCGGCGGGGGTGCTCAGCTGCCGGGTCCTGGATCCGGTGGACGAGCCGGTCCGGCAGGCGGAGTTCACCGTGACCGACACGGCGGGGCGCAAGGTGCTGGCCGGGGAGACCGACCCGTACGGCAGCGTGCTCGCGACCGTGCCGGCCGGGGAGTACCGGGTCGCGGTGACGGCCGAGGGCTACACGCCGTACCACTCCAACGCGCTCGTCGAGGAGTCCGGGCACGCGGGCCTGGGCGACGTACGGCTCCGGATCGCACCGCAGCAGACGCTGCCCGAGCCCGGCGACTGGGAGATCGACCCCACCCACTCGCAGATCGGCTTCACCGCCCGGCACATCGGACTGGCCCGGATCCACGGCCGGTTCAACAGCTTCGCCGGCGCCGTGCGGATCGCCGAGCGGATGGAGCAGTCGGCCATGCACGTCGTGATCGACGCGGCCTCCATCGACACCGGCGTCCAGATGCGCGACGACCACCTGCGCTCCGGCGACTTCCTCGACGTCGGCGCGTATCCGACGCTGGAGTTCTACAGCGACCGGTTCGTGCACCGGGGCGGCAGCCGCTGGGCCGTCACCGGCGCGCTCACCCTGCACGGCGTCAGCCGCACGGTCACCCTCGACACCCAGTACCTGGGCCTCGGCAACGGGCTGCAGGGCGAGACCCGCGGCGCCTGCCGGGCGACCACCGAACTGCACCGCGAGGACTTCACCCTCACCTGGCAGACCCTGCTCGCCCGCGGCATCGCGGCCATCGGCTCCAGCATCACCATCGACCTGGACATCCAGATCGTGCCCAAGGCGTCCTGA
- the holA gene encoding DNA polymerase III subunit delta: MATKKSSPDDLLAPLTLAVGQEDLLLDRAVREVVAAARAADADTDVRDLAPEQLQPGALAELTSPSLFAERKVLVMRNAQDLPADTIKEIKVYLDDPAEEITLVVLHAGGAKGKGLLDAARKAGAREVACPKTTKPAERLTFVRQEFRSLGRSATPEACQTLVDAIGSDLRELASAVAQLTSDVDGTIDEAVVGRYYTGRAEASSFTVADRAVEGRAAEALEALRWSLSTGVAPVLITSALAQGVRAIGKLSSARGGRPADLARELGMPPWKIDRVRQQMRGWTPDGVSLALRAVAEADAGVKGGGDDPEYALEKAVVAIARAARMRRP; encoded by the coding sequence ATGGCCACCAAGAAGTCTTCCCCCGACGACCTCCTCGCCCCGCTCACGCTCGCCGTGGGCCAGGAGGACCTGCTGCTCGACCGTGCCGTGCGCGAGGTGGTGGCGGCCGCCCGGGCCGCCGACGCCGACACCGACGTGCGCGACCTCGCTCCCGAGCAGCTGCAGCCCGGCGCACTCGCCGAGCTGACCAGCCCCTCGCTCTTCGCCGAGCGCAAGGTCCTGGTCATGCGGAACGCCCAGGACCTGCCGGCGGACACCATCAAGGAGATCAAGGTCTACCTCGACGACCCGGCCGAGGAGATCACCCTCGTGGTGCTGCACGCCGGCGGCGCCAAGGGCAAGGGGCTCCTCGACGCGGCCCGCAAGGCGGGCGCCCGCGAGGTCGCCTGCCCGAAGACGACCAAGCCCGCGGAGCGGCTGACCTTCGTGCGGCAGGAGTTCCGCAGCCTCGGCCGCTCGGCCACGCCCGAGGCCTGCCAGACGCTCGTCGACGCCATCGGCAGCGACCTGCGGGAACTGGCCTCCGCCGTCGCACAGCTCACCTCGGACGTCGACGGCACCATCGACGAGGCGGTCGTCGGCCGCTACTACACGGGCCGCGCCGAGGCCTCGTCCTTCACCGTCGCCGACCGCGCCGTCGAGGGCCGCGCCGCCGAGGCCCTGGAGGCCCTGCGCTGGTCGCTGTCCACGGGCGTCGCGCCGGTCCTCATCACCAGCGCCCTCGCCCAGGGCGTCCGGGCCATCGGCAAGCTGTCCTCGGCCCGCGGCGGCCGCCCCGCCGACCTCGCCCGCGAGCTCGGCATGCCGCCCTGGAAGATCGACCGGGTCCGCCAGCAGATGCGCGGCTGGACCCCCGACGGCGTCTCCCTCGCCCTGCGCGCGGTCGCCGAGGCCGACGCGGGCGTCAAGGGCGGCGGCGACGACCCCGAGTACGCGCTGGAGAAGGCGGTCGTCGCGATCGCCCGCGCCGCCCGCATGCGCCGCCCCTGA
- a CDS encoding MFS transporter: MALTARVPALLREKTFRRYWTGQTVSLLGDQISLMALPLAAVLVLGADAAEMGWLKTAELLPALLFNLPFGAWVDRQARRRRVMILTDLARAALLLTLPVAYLLDLLTLGQLYLVAFGVGALTVLFEVCNATLFVALVPTERYVQANSLVNGSRSMAWLAGPGIGGVLVQVLTAPLALFADALTYLLSAGYLARIQPAEPAPAPVEKGHFTEGLRWLVRNPSMRALFAASGTVQFFNFMFHTLSVLYATKELGLNPGVLGAVLGTAAVGGLIGAACSGAVVRRIGIGPSLVLGFTGFTLPLVLIPAAHGPLPLVLGLLFAAEFLSCAGVMVVDIAAGSLQMALIPDAIRARVMGAYRMLNHGFRPLGALAGGFLGTVLGLRPTLWIGTAGAVLAVLWLLPSPLPRLRKLPEQPREAPVPVRS, from the coding sequence ATGGCCCTCACGGCGCGCGTGCCCGCACTGCTGCGGGAGAAGACCTTCCGCCGCTACTGGACCGGACAGACCGTCTCCCTCCTCGGCGACCAGATCTCGCTCATGGCCCTGCCGCTCGCCGCCGTGCTCGTCCTGGGCGCGGACGCCGCCGAGATGGGCTGGCTGAAGACGGCAGAGCTGCTGCCGGCGCTGCTGTTCAACCTGCCGTTCGGCGCCTGGGTCGACCGGCAGGCCCGGCGGCGGCGCGTGATGATCCTCACCGACCTGGCCCGCGCCGCACTCCTGCTCACCCTCCCGGTCGCCTACCTCCTCGACCTGCTGACGCTCGGCCAGCTCTACCTGGTGGCCTTCGGGGTGGGGGCGCTCACCGTGCTCTTCGAGGTGTGCAACGCCACCCTGTTCGTGGCGCTCGTCCCCACCGAGCGGTATGTGCAGGCGAACTCCCTGGTCAACGGCAGCCGTTCGATGGCCTGGCTGGCGGGGCCGGGCATCGGAGGCGTGCTGGTGCAGGTGCTCACCGCACCCCTCGCGCTGTTCGCCGACGCGCTCACCTATCTGCTGTCGGCCGGCTACCTCGCCCGGATCCAGCCGGCCGAGCCCGCCCCCGCGCCCGTCGAGAAGGGCCACTTCACCGAGGGGCTGCGCTGGCTGGTGCGGAACCCGTCGATGCGGGCGCTGTTCGCCGCCTCCGGCACGGTCCAGTTCTTCAACTTCATGTTCCACACCCTCTCCGTGCTCTACGCCACGAAGGAACTCGGCCTGAACCCCGGCGTCCTGGGCGCGGTGCTCGGCACGGCCGCCGTGGGCGGACTGATCGGCGCGGCCTGCAGCGGAGCGGTGGTCCGGCGCATCGGAATCGGCCCCTCGCTCGTCCTCGGGTTCACCGGCTTCACCCTGCCGCTGGTGCTCATACCCGCGGCCCACGGGCCGCTGCCGCTGGTCCTCGGGCTGCTCTTCGCCGCGGAGTTCCTGTCCTGCGCCGGCGTCATGGTCGTCGACATCGCGGCCGGCTCCCTGCAGATGGCGCTGATACCCGACGCCATCCGGGCCCGGGTGATGGGCGCCTACCGGATGCTCAACCACGGCTTCCGTCCCCTCGGCGCGCTCGCCGGAGGATTCCTCGGCACCGTCCTCGGACTGCGCCCCACCCTCTGGATCGGCACCGCCGGTGCGGTGCTCGCCGTGCTGTGGCTGCTGCCGTCGCCGCTGCCGCGGTTGCGGAAACTGCCCGAACAGCCCAGGGAAGCGCCCGTGCCCGTGCGCTCCTGA
- the rpsT gene encoding 30S ribosomal protein S20, with product MANIKSQIKRNKTNEKARLRNKAVKSSLKTAIRKAREAVAAGDLEKATVAARAASRQLDKAVSKGVIHKNAAANKKSALATKVATLQG from the coding sequence GTGGCGAACATCAAGTCCCAGATCAAGCGGAACAAGACCAACGAGAAGGCGCGCCTGCGCAACAAGGCCGTCAAGTCGTCGCTCAAGACCGCGATCCGCAAGGCCCGCGAGGCTGTCGCCGCCGGCGACCTCGAGAAGGCCACCGTGGCCGCTCGTGCCGCTTCGCGTCAGCTCGACAAGGCTGTCTCGAAGGGTGTCATCCACAAGAACGCCGCCGCCAACAAGAAGTCGGCGCTGGCCACCAAGGTTGCCACCCTCCAGGGCTGA
- a CDS encoding winged helix-turn-helix domain-containing protein: MTEQPRSIQLTDPRALRAYAHPTRMTLVGLLRREGPFTATRAAELTGESVASCSYHLRMLAKYGLVEQAQGGKGREKPWQATARFTEWPDHSDDVAVAQAADALNVAAAEVYFERIVRAMEHRHTLPREWQEAERFGDTLLHLTPEELTTLGERMAELLRPYEEREADPARRPEGAQPVAIVHLAFVDRLPPAGGEG; this comes from the coding sequence ATGACGGAGCAGCCTCGCAGCATCCAGCTCACCGATCCGCGCGCCCTGCGCGCCTACGCCCACCCGACGCGGATGACCCTCGTGGGCCTGCTGCGCCGGGAAGGCCCGTTCACCGCCACCCGGGCCGCCGAGCTCACCGGCGAGTCCGTCGCCAGCTGCTCGTACCACCTGCGGATGCTCGCCAAGTACGGGCTCGTGGAGCAGGCGCAGGGCGGCAAGGGGCGGGAGAAGCCCTGGCAGGCGACGGCCCGGTTCACCGAGTGGCCCGACCACAGCGACGACGTGGCGGTCGCGCAGGCCGCCGACGCGCTCAACGTGGCCGCGGCCGAGGTGTACTTCGAGCGGATCGTCCGGGCCATGGAGCACCGGCACACCCTGCCCCGGGAGTGGCAGGAGGCCGAGCGGTTCGGCGACACCCTGCTCCACCTCACCCCCGAGGAGCTCACGACCCTCGGCGAGCGGATGGCCGAGCTGCTGCGCCCCTACGAGGAGCGCGAGGCCGACCCCGCGCGGCGGCCCGAGGGTGCCCAGCCCGTGGCAATCGTCCACCTCGCCTTCGTGGACCGGCTGCCCCCGGCCGGCGGAGAGGGGTGA